A stretch of Pseudomonas sp. CCC3.1 DNA encodes these proteins:
- a CDS encoding DUF6691 family protein, giving the protein MIKLAAFLSGLIFGLGLLLAGMANPEKVLAFLDVAGAWDPSLALVMGGAIAVAVIPLNWARNNKQSLLGAPIQLPMKRELDARLIGGSLVFGIGWGIAGICPGPAVAILLTGHGKIIIFALAMLAGMYLFSLLEHRRKPSK; this is encoded by the coding sequence TTGATCAAGTTGGCCGCATTTTTATCTGGCTTGATCTTCGGCCTTGGCCTTCTCTTGGCAGGCATGGCGAACCCCGAAAAAGTATTGGCTTTTCTTGATGTGGCCGGGGCTTGGGATCCGTCACTCGCACTGGTGATGGGAGGGGCTATCGCAGTGGCGGTTATCCCACTGAATTGGGCGCGTAATAACAAGCAGTCCTTGCTAGGTGCCCCCATCCAGTTACCGATGAAGAGGGAGTTGGATGCCCGCTTGATTGGCGGCAGCCTGGTGTTCGGTATAGGTTGGGGAATTGCGGGGATCTGCCCTGGGCCTGCCGTCGCTATTCTGCTTACGGGGCACGGAAAGATCATCATATTCGCATTGGCCATGTTGGCCGGTATGTACTTGTTCTCTCTATTAGAGCATCGGCGCAAACCATCCAAGTAA
- a CDS encoding YeeE/YedE family protein, with amino-acid sequence MSIDWINFTPWASLGGGVLIGLAASLFVLANGRIAGISGLIGSVMQFGSEGWSEKALFLLGLLLAPLLWGAFNVLPQIEIRAEWPTLIIAGLLVGVGTRYGSGCTSGHGVCGISRLSARSITATMCFMFAGFATVYVIRHVVGA; translated from the coding sequence ATGAGCATTGATTGGATCAACTTCACACCTTGGGCTTCATTAGGCGGAGGCGTCCTGATTGGGTTGGCTGCGAGCTTGTTCGTTCTCGCAAATGGTCGCATCGCAGGCATCAGTGGTTTGATTGGAAGCGTGATGCAATTTGGCAGTGAGGGTTGGAGCGAAAAGGCGCTATTTCTTCTTGGTCTGTTGCTTGCGCCATTGTTATGGGGAGCATTTAACGTTTTGCCGCAAATCGAGATTAGGGCTGAGTGGCCCACTCTGATTATTGCGGGGCTGCTCGTAGGCGTTGGAACTCGTTACGGCTCTGGCTGTACTAGCGGTCATGGAGTTTGTGGGATCTCTCGACTGTCAGCCCGATCCATCACGGCAACGATGTGCTTTATGTTCGCCGGCTTTGCAACGGTGTACGTCATTCGTCACGTGGTGGGAGCATGA